CTAATATcagtcccatatactatgttcttacaaaaaaagatttgaaattctctagtacagccactattgaaggctatcaaatgcttctcaaagatgccctctggtggtcaaactagcactaactagcattaacgGTAACAGTGGTTGACACTTAAATAACATGCCATACAATTCTGCGGCACAATGCAAGCTGTGCCGCAGTACACAGCAACTTTTAAAGGACCTAATGAATTCCCTGTATTCCCTgtcatgaaatccatagataaggacctaatgaatgtatttcaattgactggtttccttatatgaactgtaactcagtaaaaaaaaatgaaattgttgcatgctgcatttatatatttttatttattttcaaaaGCGAATCAGTATACCGAATAAACTAAATATATACCGAATAAACTAAATATCATTAATAGTGTTGTGTTTGCATTGGCTCAAATATGCTATACAGCCAGCCAGGAATATCTGTAGGTGAGGATGGGGGAGAGTGACTAATCAATTGCTTCATCCAGGAGATAGGTTTCATCTGAGCAGGGGTTCAAAATCATCAGTAAAATagaaacaaatatttaaaaagcTCCTAAAATGTTATAAATCCAGCACATGTCTACACAATAAGTGCAGGGTAACGTCTATGAAAGTGTGGTAGCGTCAGCCAGCCCTAAGCCAGATAACATTATTATAACAACAACATGTtatgggacagagagaaaaaagtgcagttttatagctaatcttATGCtatttacacattttgccatgaggctgagagaaaagtTTTAAAGAAAATTTcctgtaataaaaaataaatatcatGTTAATTATGTATTTGTTAAAAGTCCCAGGATTGAGACCAGGAAAacagatcatatgtttcctgtaaaACAGGAGAAAATATGAGACAAGAGAAAGTTGGCTGGTTTCAGGAAAATCTCTCATTCGTGTCAAGTGTCAATTATCTGGTTTATTACAATTGCTTTGAAGAATAATATAAATTCACAGTTGTCATtatcaatagaaaaatatatatttttaaaatgcattaagatacagttgaagtcgtaagtttacatacaacttagccaaatacatttaaactcagtttttcacaattcctgacatttaatttgaGTACAAATtatctgttttaggtcagttaggatcaccactttattttaagaatgtgaaatatcagaatactagtggagagaatgattgatttcagcttttatttctttcatcacaatcccagtgggtcagaagtttacatacactcaattagtatttggtagcattaacttcaaagtgtttaacttgggtcaaatgtttcgggaagcattccacaagcttcccacaataagttgggtgaaatttggcccatttctccttacagagcttgtgtaactgagtcaggtttgtaggcctccttgctcgcacacgctttttcagttctgcccacaaatgttctataggattgaggtcagggctttgtgatggtcactccaataccttgactttgttgtccttaagccattttgccacaactttggaagtatgcttaaggtcattgtccatttggaagacccatttgtgaccaagactgatgtcttgagatgttgcttcaatatatccatataattttcctgcctcatgccatctattttgtgaagtgcaccagtccctcctgcagcaaagcacccccacaacatgatgttgccaccaccgtgcttcacggttgggatggtgttcttcagcttgcaaacatattgatggtcattatggccaaacagttctatttttgtttcatcagatcagaggacatttttccaaaaagtacgatatttgtccccatgtgcaattgcaaatcgtagtctgtttttttatggtggttttggagcagggacttcttccttactgagcggcctttcaggttatgttgatataggactcgttttactgtgggtatagatacttttgtacctgttttctccagcatcttcacaaggtcctttgctgttgttctgggattgatttgcacttttcgcaccaaagttccACCAGTGTCCAAAACATagcaaaggctggtcaccagcaaaagcaCAGTGAAGGCTAGTCCCCAGCAATACAGCAAATGCCAATCACCATAAAAAACACAACTTAGGCTGGTATGCCAGCATAACCAGCCAGACCATTCTGGTCAGACCAATTTGACCAGCTAGACCATACTGGTCTGCCAGCTTGACTAGCATCATACCAGCACTGACCACCATGAACCAGCATAAACCAGCATAGACCAGCTTGAAATTTATGCTGGtctattctgtttttttttctgcaGTGATAGtttggctgcgtttagacagacagcccaattctgctattttttcactaattggtattttgaccaatcagatacGCTCTGAGAAAGAGTTGACGtgcaaagatctgatgtgattggtcaaaagactcattagtggaaaaaatatcagaattgggctgcccgTCTAAACACAGAGTTTGTGGCCTTTTTATACCTCAATCTTCTTCTCAGTCTCAGCCACGGCCAGTGTCTGCTGGGCAGAGCGGCCTGGGTGGATGGAAGACTTGAGCTTCTCCAGAACTGACCGGCCCTCTTTCTTCTCCCCCTGACTGGCTGTGGTGGTCAAGGGCTTCACTGGGTGGGGGCTGCAGAGGAAACATCACCATCAAAGGTTCACTGCATTGGATTATGTGTACATATACATTTTCACATGAAaatcagtacagtacaatatggcATTGTATGTGGGAATATTCATAATAATGCTCTGGCTTGGATTTAGAATTTTCAGTATATAATGCAGACCTCAAATCAGTCCTCTACATGATAACAAAATGTGTTTAGCATCAGGTTTCAACAAGAGAGCGTAAAAAGAGCTCATGTTGTCTGATTTGTGTGTATCACAGAGCAGGTATGCCGTATCAGGTAATGACAGGCTCCAGAGggaagtttcccctaggtacagatctaggaacagcttcccctccccaatcctaaccttaaccattagtgggggaaatCAGCGTATAAAGGCAACTTCATCCTACACCTAATGAGAGAGTGAAGGAAGGCACTTCCATTTTGCTTTCATTTACAGATGGTCAGAATGACAGCACAGAGAGCTAAAGCAGTTGTTTAATCAAGGTTAGGGTGAGATTCTCATTATGATGACTTTGATTGTGGTTGTGGACTCCTTGATGTGATGGGACATTCAGCAACACAAATGTTTGACACAAATTAACAACACAGAAGTGAGATGAGCAACATAAAAGATTAAGCAATTCACAAAACAATGCACTGTCGCAAACAATGGGTTTGCATGGGCAGGTGGTACTGGCAGGGGAGATGTACTGATTAATTTAGAGAACCCCTCTTAAGGAAGCTACTTGAATAGATTAAATCAATACAATATGTAGATTTTCAAGTTATGCCAGCAGTTGAGCTATGTCTAACTATTTCATCCCATTGTTGACTACAACCTGGCAACCCAATTTTGTAACTCAAACCGGCAACCCAACCTGGTATTTGTATTTTTCTCAAGAGGAGTTTGAGTGGGTACACTCTGCAGCGCTTAAGTGTGAGGAGAAGTCTCACCTGCTCTCCTGTCGGGGCAGGCTGCTAGCTGGCTGTGTCTCCTCAGGCAAAAGTGTGTGCCGTGCATCGACCAAGGGCTGGGCAGTGgtgtaggaggaagaggaggagaaggaggaagaggtgtAGGGGGCCACAGCCAAGGTGGCACTGGCTCCGGTACTGGGCCTCACGGTCGGGGGGTGATGTATGGAGGGGGGGACAAGGGTGGGGGGCAGCTTAGCCTGGCCATTAGTTTCAGTTGCCAGGAAGGGGGTAGCAGAGGAGGGGTTGGAAGCACAGGGGTTGGAAGTATGCACTGTGGTGCCAGGCCTTAACCTGGCACTCATGGGGCTTCTCACGTTTGGGGCTACTTTGGCGTGGAGGTCTTCAAAGCTGATCGCCCCAGCATATTTGGATGAGGAATGTTCCGTTAAGCAGTTTTCTTTTGGAATTGACTGAGTGGAactatttgagtgtatttttTGCGAGGACAAAAATAACGCTGCCTTGAGCGTTGTCTCTCTATTCGGTGACAAAGGTGAGGAAAAAGGAGATTTGGTGGGTTGATATGAGAACGGTCCTTCAATGCTCTCTAAGATTATTTGCCCAGGTGACGGTGATTGGTGAAGAGGGCTCTCACCTAATCCTTTGCCAGGGCTATTTGCACCACTTTTGCCGTGGAGCTCTCGTATCATTCCCTTGAGACTTCTGTGAGAACTAGTGCCCCTTGGTGAAGACTCATTGACAGGATTGGTTTGTTTGGCCAGAGGCTGACTCACTTCCTGTTTATTGCATACAACTTCCTGTTGCATTTCCACGTGGGACGAAACTGGAAAAGATCTAACATGACATAAAGGGTCTAGTTTTGAACTGTCTATCTTTGATTTTGTAATGTTGCCATTTCTATCCATTGGAGATTGAGTGTCTTTTAattctacagtctctctctctatgttaagACTGTCAGGCGTAAAAATGCTAATGCTCTTCATATTGCTTGCAGAATCTCTGCGTGATGTATTCAATTCACATCCTCCATCTTGACAATTGTCTTGACAAAGCGAGGAGACTTCTGGTAAGTTCAGTTTTACAGCAGAGTTGACGTCTATAGTACTAGTCTTCTGAAAAATTAACATATCTTCTGCATATAGCATCATCTGCTCATGAGATAATGCTATGGGAGTATCTTGTGGAGGTTGAGGACAAATGCCACCTAAACTTTTGAGGGTATGCACTGTCATCATGTCAGATGGAGATGGGGAAGCATCAGAAGCAGAGTCAATAAAACAAAAATCTGAGTTACTTTTGTTTTTATTAAGGTCTTCTAAGGTTAGCGGAGGTGATTCATAATTGTTGTTCCTGGATTTGTTGGGCTTATCTGGGTGAATTGAGAACGAGTCCGTTGTTGGGTCTGGTGGAGTTGAAGCAATGTCTAGTGTCTTAAGACCTGATTTAGAGTGTTTTGGGGAAGACTTAGTCAGTAGATCGGCAACAGTCCTTTCACTATTAAGAAGCATTACTGGCAGAGATAAGTCTTTGAGTTCAGAATGTGAAGTGTTCTTTACAATAGCATATTTTCTTACAGTGGGACTGGCGTCCGTCCTATCCTCTGAAGCCAACGATATTATTGAATCTGTTGCATCTGGCCATAGGTCCTGCTCAGTAAATATAATTTTATCATCTTCATCTCGTAATGGTTCATAGTCAAACTTCTTGAACTCATCTTCAGACTTGAATGGAGATGGAGACATGTTGGCATAATGTTGTGAGTGTACGGTATGAAAGTCCAACAGGTCACTACTGACAAGGTCTTTGCCTGGGCTTGGGTACAGGTGGGGACTTGGTGTGTGTCTCTTGTGCCCCCATTCTCTTGTGTGCTGTAGGGAAGCTGCACCTGTTTGTGACAGGAGACAGGCCTCTTTCTGCACCGCCAGTTCCTGACCCCTGTGCAACCAGCTGTCAGAGGGTCTCCCGTTCACCAGAGTCCGTATTATGGGCCTCCGTGGAGGCAATGGTGGAGGCTCTTCTTCTTCACTCATCCTCATCTCCTCAATGGGTGGAATAGTGTAACTCTCATATGGAGGAGTGCTTCTTACTTGGGCTTGCCTTGAGGTTACTATTAAAGGGTGATTGTTAGGAGAGCCCTTTGGCGAATTCAGTCTGCTGGAGGCAAAGGCATCAAAGGACTCATCCCattctcctcccccactctctgatATGGAGCGAGACGTAAACGGATTGGGGGGGCTAGCCGTCGCTGGTGTCGGAAGTAAGGCAGGGAGGGACGTTTGCCTGGCTACAGGCCTGGGCCGGTCTCGCCATATGGCGGCCATTTCAATTTGCACGGCGGGATCGTGGGTGGGACTGGGGACGCAAGGCAAAGCTGTGGAATGACAGAGGGGTGTGACGGGGGAGCAGGTACCAAGAGGGGGGGACCTCTGGCCCTCTTCTGCAATGAGGTCCTCAAAAAAGGGGTTACACTGCATACGCGGGAGGAAGGGGTTgaatggagagatggggtcaggggtcagagagggagagggagagggagtgaagggGTTAGTTGGATGGGGACTGTCGGGCGAGGAATGTCCAgtgaaagaagcagagggagaCGAGCACTGGAGGGGAATGAGGGagcgaggggggagaggaggagggatgtcTGATTCGCTTTCTACCTTAGGAGAAACTTCCAGCCTGTGGAGGGAAGGCACAAGCAGTCCTCTTTGTTAATTCTGTGCCAGCTGGCCCATTTAAAAATATGGCTTCCATTTGTCTAACACAGAGAGAAAAAGGCAACCTAGCCAACTACTGTCTATTCGAGGACTATCTTGTGAATATGACAACAAAATTTAAACAATAATGGGTTATGGAAAACAGCAACAGGAGTTTACTACAAAAAGCAAAACTGCATTTAGCAAATTACTGAAGCAAGGTGAAGAGCAAGATGTACTGAGTTTGGTATTTCAGGAATTACTGTCAGATTATAGACAGTAAAACTGCAGGATGATCTAATAGCAAGAACAGGTGATTAGTGTACTGATCCAGTATTCATAAAGCATCTGAgattaggagtgctgatctaggaccagtttagccttttagatcataatgattGAGGTTACATGGGGTGGGGGTCAGCACTGCTATTCCAAGACATTATGAATACTGGCTCAGATGATTAGTGCACATCTAGATCAATGTTCCACAACATACCAAACCTAAGTTCAGGTAGATCCTCTTGCCTCAGAACCCCAAACTATTTTAAGAGTGAAATATACATATGCCAAAATCTCCCTTCCAACTCCAGTCACATAGACTCTTTGAGTCTTTGATTTTCTTTTGATTGGAAGTACAGTACATTTTTATACAAATGGCCTAGATGTCAACTATTATGTGTTATGAGGACAGTATGACCATTCAATTATGGCCTATATGAGATTGCTGTAAAATGGTGGATGAACTTGCCACATTTCCATTTTAAAGGAACAGGGGGCAGCATAGACACTGAAAACAAGGAAATCAAAACCTTCCATGATGTAGATGTCTATTGTGTGCTTTCGATGGAAGGAACAACTGTATGAAGCCCTGGAGAATGGAGCCACAGAGCTGAAATTGACCCTCCACTCACCTTGGCTTGTTCTGGGAGTCACTGGAGCCAAACCAGCCTCGCAGTCTCCCCTCAGGGGGAGGAGAACCCTGGCTCAGCTCGGACTTGGCAGGTAGAGAATCACTCCTCCCTCCGGAGAATAACGTTTTTCTGAGCTTCTTCCCTTTGTCTGCTGAGTCCACCGTGGTAGTAGAAGACAGCATCGGGGCTGCTGCCTGCACCGGCCGACCCCCCACTCGAGCACTTTGAAACTGGGAGACTGGAGGTTCGGCCTCCTTCTCCTCATCCTTCTCGTCTTTCTTTACCTTGTCGAAGGACCAGCGCCGACCCTCGCCAGCGGAACCCTTGTCCTCGCTCCGCTTTGTGAGGTTCTGcagcgaacgagagagaggggagcacttCTCGAGCAGGACCAGCTTGGATGGAAGGGTGCTTGAGCCCTTGGGACCCACCGGTTCAGATCCATAGACGTGGCTTCCGTTGATGCACAGAGAGGATTGGGAGAGAGTCATACCTTGACCCTTTAGGGACGCCACAGCAGGACAGGGCCGGGGAATGGCAGTCGTGGTGATCCTACTCGCCTCGTCGCTGAAGGCTCGCTTGTGGGTCAGTATCTTTGGGGAAGACTGTGTGGTGGTAAGCACTGTTTGGAGGGGGGAAAAGTATAATAATAACCTCTATTCCAAAACAATTCCTTAAAATGCATAAGCATGCCATATCCTTGAGATATAGTAAATGCTTTTTCCATGCTTGTTAAACATTCTGTCAGCATATAATCTAAATACAGTTAATGAATTACTGTGCATATTACAGACATTTAGGGCAATTTCGAAAGAAAATTAAACCCTTGGACAAAAATAGAGCAAATCTTTAATCTAAAACAGAGGAAATCTGGCAGGCTTACCTTTTTTAGCTTGGTCTGTATCTCCGTGGTGGGTGTCTTTGACCTTGCTGCTGTAGATGGGGGAGCTGGGGGGGTCCACCAGGAGGCCTAGACCAAGAGAAGGGCTCTCACTGGTCGTGGATGACATACTGCTTTCTGAGGCCAGCGACGAACACGACCTCGTGTCAGAAGACCTCCGCAGCTTTCCCTTACCCAGGAAAAAATCCTTCACCTTGCTCCGCTTCTCCTCGGCTACCTCTACCTCCCCGGggtcctctccccctccactcccctccccgaATGGCTGCCCCAGGGAACTCGACAGGGCGGCGAAGCGTCCCGGCACAATAGCCGAGGAGGACTCCATGTCGCCCCTCTTCCTCCCCGTCACGCGGTCCTTGAGTTTGCCGAAGGTAGAGCGTGGCTTGTCCTTCATGGTAAGGTCAAACATGCTGGCTGTCATGTTGTTGCGCGTGAACTGGACCGTTACCTGTATCTCGCCACGCTCCTTCTCCTTCCGGCTGGCCTTGGAGTTGAGTTTGAGCCATctggagccacagagagagaagactgtcAGGGGTCAAGCATCCCCAGTGCTCCACACATGCATGTGACCAACTTTATTTTATATAAAGGTCTATAAAAGAGAGCATATGGCCTCCCATTTGTTTCATGCAGCGTAAACACCATTCAACGCATACTTTCACTGTTAAGGGATACATTTAAACACAAAGTACAGACCGAAAGTGACATGATTGAACTGACCACATTgcagacaaacaaaacaaaaaacaccaCTGAAAGAAAATAACAAAACATTCACTTTTTTGCCTGACAGCCAGTAGTAGCATATTGCGTAATGTGGCAGTAGGCAATTCAAAGAGGGGAGGgtgttacattttttatttgaccatCGTGTTTCTCCAAGTTTGATAACAAACTGTTTCTTTAGCATCCGGGAACTAATTCCACATTCCTGGGGTTCCTCCCACCCACCACTCCTGTTGTCTGTGACGTGCTGAAGGGTCCACCTAGGAAATCCTTTCACTGCGACCCTTCCCAGGCCCCTTCTGAGAAGACTTGAAACCATGTATTCTGGAGCCAAAACAAAGCTGCTACTCAATTGGAGTTTCACTGCATAGAGAGAGCTGGAAGAACAGTGGGCACACAATTAAAGACAGATGTGTGGTGTTGCTTTTCTCTACTATACTCAGAGCTGTTGACTATGGACTTTGTTTGCATACTACCGAAATTCCCCTTTGAATATCTCCACCTGTTACCTCTACTGTAACTTCCGCTACATGTCTCAGAATGTGGCAGATGTTGGGAGCAATGCATAGCAGTCTGAAGGGCAGATGTTTCAGGTGCAAGAGATGTTTCAGGTACAAGTGCAAGATAAATTATAAACATTGAAACCCTATTATAACATACTGGATATCGTATGGGACTGACAGTGGCTAAAACTCTGCCCTCTTCTCAGGTGTTTTGTGTCTCCTTATTCTGTTTTCCAGGACTGACAGCACCGACACTGTTGTATTTGCCTCCTTCGGGCTCCTACCCATTgacccaccctgtattcaagagcatgttgcATCACAACCGATGGCGGGCACAAGACAAATACcccagtgtacaaaacattaagaacgcctgctctttccatgacatgcaCTGACCAggcgaaagctatgatcccttattgatgtcacttgttaaatccactttaatcagtgtagatgaagggaaggagactggttaaagaaggatttttaagccttgagacaattgcgacgtgtattgtgtatgtgtgccattcagaaggtgagtgggcaagacaaaatatttaagtgccttttgaagggggtatggtagtacgctaggtgccaggcgcaccggtttgtgtcaagaaccgcaatgctgctggggttttcacactaaacagtttcctgtgtgtattcaAGATtcgtccaccacccaaaggacatccagccaacttgacataacCGTGGGAATCATTGGACTCAACATGGGCCGGTATTCCTGTGGGGGGGGTGTAATTCAATAGTAGGAAGATGTTCttaatgtgttgtacactcagtgtgtagtAGAGTCTAAGCTATAACATATGACCGAATATGAAAAAAACCCACATATATAATTGACATTAAAGGTTTAAGAAAATGTCAACAATTTAATAATCCAAACATATTTTTCAAGAAATCATAAAATAGTTTGACAATCCTGTTTGTAAGTGATATCAAAC
The sequence above is a segment of the Oncorhynchus gorbuscha isolate QuinsamMale2020 ecotype Even-year linkage group LG16, OgorEven_v1.0, whole genome shotgun sequence genome. Coding sequences within it:
- the LOC124000625 gene encoding uncharacterized protein LOC124000625 isoform X1, whose product is MMSLIELNDDQRWVPTHVNVTVLRARGLRTKGKHGSRYVYTIIQVGKEKYTTGLVEKATVPEWNEECCFELLPGILEAGGRSAFPSGSGDLVLTVMHRVLIGLDVFLGQAIVPLDKIFQDGMCPRDEWLKLNSKASRKEKERGEIQVTVQFTRNNMTASMFDLTMKDKPRSTFGKLKDRVTGRKRGDMESSSAIVPGRFAALSSSLGQPFGEGSGGGEDPGEVEVAEEKRSKVKDFFLGKGKLRRSSDTRSCSSLASESSMSSTTSESPSLGLGLLVDPPSSPIYSSKVKDTHHGDTDQAKKVLTTTQSSPKILTHKRAFSDEASRITTTAIPRPCPAVASLKGQGMTLSQSSLCINGSHVYGSEPVGPKGSSTLPSKLVLLEKCSPLSRSLQNLTKRSEDKGSAGEGRRWSFDKVKKDEKDEEKEAEPPVSQFQSARVGGRPVQAAAPMLSSTTTVDSADKGKKLRKTLFSGGRSDSLPAKSELSQGSPPPEGRLRGWFGSSDSQNKPRLEVSPKVESESDIPPPLPPRSLIPLQCSSPSASFTGHSSPDSPHPTNPFTPSPSPSLTPDPISPFNPFLPRMQCNPFFEDLIAEEGQRSPPLGTCSPVTPLCHSTALPCVPSPTHDPAVQIEMAAIWRDRPRPVARQTSLPALLPTPATASPPNPFTSRSISESGGGEWDESFDAFASSRLNSPKGSPNNHPLIVTSRQAQVRSTPPYESYTIPPIEEMRMSEEEEPPPLPPRRPIIRTLVNGRPSDSWLHRGQELAVQKEACLLSQTGAASLQHTREWGHKRHTPSPHLYPSPGKDLVSSDLLDFHTVHSQHYANMSPSPFKSEDEFKKFDYEPLRDEDDKIIFTEQDLWPDATDSIISLASEDRTDASPTVRKYAIVKNTSHSELKDLSLPVMLLNSERTVADLLTKSSPKHSKSGLKTLDIASTPPDPTTDSFSIHPDKPNKSRNNNYESPPLTLEDLNKNKSNSDFCFIDSASDASPSPSDMMTVHTLKSLGGICPQPPQDTPIALSHEQMMLYAEDMLIFQKTSTIDVNSAVKLNLPEVSSLCQDNCQDGGCELNTSRRDSASNMKSISIFTPDSLNIERETVELKDTQSPMDRNGNITKSKIDSSKLDPLCHVRSFPVSSHVEMQQEVVCNKQEVSQPLAKQTNPVNESSPRGTSSHRSLKGMIRELHGKSGANSPGKGLGESPLHQSPSPGQIILESIEGPFSYQPTKSPFSSPLSPNRETTLKAALFLSSQKIHSNSSTQSIPKENCLTEHSSSKYAGAISFEDLHAKVAPNVRSPMSARLRPGTTVHTSNPCASNPSSATPFLATETNGQAKLPPTLVPPSIHHPPTVRPSTGASATLAVAPYTSSSFSSSSSYTTAQPLVDARHTLLPEETQPASSLPRQESSPHPVKPLTTTASQGEKKEGRSVLEKLKSSIHPGRSAQQTLAVAETEKKIEESLADSSAQYEQLTNMELISLLLQQEMDMEKQQVASDQQAVMLEKHEAELKKIKAQVRDLEDYIDKLLVQIMEQTPTLLQVRSRHK
- the LOC124000625 gene encoding rab11 family-interacting protein 5 isoform X2 — encoded protein: MMSLIELNDDQRWVPTHVNVTVLRARGLRTKGKHGSRYVYTIIQVGKEKYTTGLVEKATVPEWNEECCFELLPGILEAGGRSAFPSGSGDLVLTVMHRVLIGLDVFLGQAIVPLDKIFQDGMCPRDEWLKLNSKASRKEKERGEIQVTVQFTRNNMTASMFDLTMKDKPRSTFGKLKDRVTGRKRGDMESSSAIVPGRFAALSSSLGQPFGEGSGGGEDPGEVEVAEEKRSKVKDFFLGKGKLRRSSDTRSCSSLASESSMSSTTSESPSLGLGLLVDPPSSPIYSSKVKDTHHGDTDQAKKVLTTTQSSPKILTHKRAFSDEASRITTTAIPRPCPAVASLKGQGMTLSQSSLCINGSHVYGSEPVGPKGSSTLPSKLVLLEKCSPLSRSLQNLTKRSEDKGSAGEGRRWSFDKVKKDEKDEEKEAEPPVSQFQSARVGGRPVQAAAPMLSSTTTVDSADKGKKLRKTLFSGGRSDSLPAKSELSQGSPPPEGRLRGWFGSSDSQNKPSPHPVKPLTTTASQGEKKEGRSVLEKLKSSIHPGRSAQQTLAVAETEKKIEESLADSSAQYEQLTNMELISLLLQQEMDMEKQQVASDQQAVMLEKHEAELKKIKAQVRDLEDYIDKLLVQIMEQTPTLLQVRSRHK